A stretch of the Streptomyces sp. NBC_00078 genome encodes the following:
- a CDS encoding BTAD domain-containing putative transcriptional regulator, with the protein MKIRLLGLMDVEAAGRSLDVGPQQRRLVLAALAVDAGNPVSIDVLTNRVWGQDTPDAPHSALYSHITRLRKFLTEAARTEDPAARPVALTKGAQGYILQIDRQDVDLHRIGSLAEGAHAAHGERRVLALREAMALWRGQPLANLMGYWASTIRRNAESQFIGVASAWAADELRLGNAQAVADRLAKVLDSYPLAEPLAEWYMRALCALGRTSEALQCYATVRRQIAEQLGHEPGPHLHDLHMAVLRGELDTHHQGITISSAPLPRQLPSNVAHFVGRTDELTWIRDALTTPRPQAAAPLVSIHGAAGVGKSTLAIHAAHQLLHHYPEGQVYLELGGSSTGVPPLSPSEALARLFRTLGAESPPPTVQADEAAAQLRSVVAGRKMLLVLDNASDSDQIKPLLLNGAGCGVIVTSRQPLAALGGVGQLPVRPLAVDEAVALFGQLTGAERVAAEPTAAVAIVKLCQCLPLAVTTAAARLAARPSWPLAELHSRLADEARRLDNLEIEGMGMRASLSGSYQRLTENADPAMRAAAQAFKLLSGYGRPVVTLSDAAQLLSESRTRAELFLERLVDAQLLESIAPGLYQMNDLLRLFAQEC; encoded by the coding sequence ATGAAAATTAGACTGCTTGGATTGATGGATGTTGAAGCAGCTGGTCGTTCGCTGGATGTGGGGCCGCAACAACGGCGTTTAGTGCTTGCGGCGTTGGCGGTCGACGCGGGTAACCCCGTTTCCATCGACGTCCTGACCAACCGGGTCTGGGGTCAGGACACACCCGACGCGCCGCACAGTGCCCTCTACTCCCATATAACCCGGCTGCGGAAGTTCCTGACCGAGGCAGCACGAACCGAAGACCCAGCAGCAAGACCGGTGGCCCTTACCAAGGGTGCGCAAGGTTACATCCTGCAGATCGACCGACAGGACGTGGACTTGCACCGTATCGGCTCCCTCGCGGAAGGCGCGCACGCCGCACACGGAGAGCGCCGCGTGCTCGCCCTGCGTGAGGCGATGGCCCTCTGGCGTGGGCAGCCACTGGCGAATCTGATGGGTTACTGGGCCAGCACGATACGCCGGAACGCCGAATCACAGTTCATAGGCGTCGCGAGTGCATGGGCCGCTGACGAGCTGCGATTAGGCAACGCCCAGGCCGTCGCCGACCGACTGGCCAAGGTCCTGGATTCCTATCCGCTCGCTGAACCGCTGGCGGAGTGGTATATGCGTGCGCTGTGCGCGCTCGGGCGCACCTCGGAGGCGCTGCAATGTTACGCCACCGTGCGTCGGCAGATCGCCGAGCAACTGGGGCATGAGCCCGGCCCGCATCTGCATGATCTGCATATGGCCGTGTTACGTGGCGAGCTCGACACCCATCACCAAGGCATCACCATCAGTTCCGCGCCGCTGCCCCGACAACTGCCCAGCAACGTGGCTCACTTTGTGGGCCGAACTGACGAATTAACCTGGATCCGGGATGCGCTCACCACACCGAGACCGCAGGCAGCGGCGCCGCTGGTGAGTATCCACGGAGCCGCCGGCGTCGGTAAGTCGACTCTAGCGATCCACGCCGCACATCAACTCCTCCACCACTATCCCGAGGGCCAGGTTTATCTGGAGCTCGGCGGGAGCAGCACCGGAGTGCCACCGCTCAGCCCGTCAGAGGCGCTGGCCCGCTTGTTCCGTACACTCGGCGCGGAGTCGCCGCCGCCGACCGTGCAGGCTGATGAGGCGGCCGCCCAACTTCGCTCTGTGGTGGCTGGGCGGAAGATGCTCCTGGTACTCGACAACGCCTCCGACTCGGACCAGATAAAGCCGTTGCTGTTGAACGGGGCCGGCTGCGGTGTGATCGTGACGAGCAGGCAGCCGCTGGCCGCCTTGGGTGGGGTCGGCCAATTGCCCGTCAGGCCACTCGCGGTGGACGAGGCTGTCGCTCTCTTCGGCCAGCTGACGGGCGCGGAGCGGGTCGCCGCGGAACCCACCGCGGCCGTCGCGATCGTAAAGCTGTGCCAATGCCTGCCACTCGCCGTGACCACTGCGGCAGCCCGCCTCGCAGCCCGGCCGAGTTGGCCCCTCGCCGAGCTGCACTCCCGCCTGGCCGACGAGGCTCGGCGACTCGACAACCTCGAGATCGAAGGCATGGGAATGCGAGCCAGCTTATCCGGCTCCTACCAGCGACTCACTGAAAACGCCGACCCGGCCATGCGTGCCGCAGCACAGGCTTTCAAGCTACTCAGTGGGTACGGCCGGCCGGTGGTCACCCTCTCGGACGCCGCGCAACTGCTTTCCGAGTCCAGAACGCGCGCTGAACTGTTCCTGGAGCGGCTTGTCGACGCCCAGCTCCTGGAGAGCATCGCCCCGGGCCTCTACCAGATGAACGATCTCCTGCGGCTGTTCGCCCAGGAGTGCTGA
- the galU gene encoding UTP--glucose-1-phosphate uridylyltransferase GalU translates to MSTASGRGPRITKAVIPAAGLGTRFLPATKATPKEMLPVVDKPAIQYVIEEAVTAGLSDVLMITGRNKRSLEDHFDRNYELEEVLRRKGDAARLDEVRASSELADIHYVRQGDPKGLGHAVLCAEEHVGGQPFAVLLGDDMVDPRDPLLSSMIEVQHRHGGSVIALMEVDPSQIHLYGSVAAAPSDDDHVVTVSGLVEKPERADAPSNLAIIGRYILDPGIFEVLRKAEPGRGGEIQLTDALQALAADPSLGGPVHGVVFDGRRYDTGDRADYLRATVRLASEREDLGPDFRAWLRSYVQQEMP, encoded by the coding sequence ATGAGCACCGCATCCGGGCGAGGACCCCGGATCACCAAGGCGGTCATCCCGGCGGCCGGCCTCGGCACCCGCTTCCTACCCGCCACGAAGGCTACCCCCAAGGAAATGCTGCCGGTGGTCGACAAGCCCGCGATCCAGTACGTCATCGAGGAGGCCGTCACAGCGGGCCTGTCTGACGTCCTCATGATCACCGGACGGAACAAGCGCTCTCTCGAGGACCACTTCGACCGCAATTACGAGCTGGAGGAGGTCCTGCGCCGGAAGGGCGACGCCGCCAGGCTCGACGAGGTGCGGGCTTCGAGTGAGCTGGCCGACATCCACTACGTCCGCCAGGGCGACCCCAAGGGGCTGGGCCACGCCGTGCTGTGCGCGGAGGAGCACGTGGGTGGCCAGCCCTTCGCGGTGCTCCTCGGCGACGACATGGTCGACCCGCGCGACCCGTTGCTCAGCAGCATGATCGAGGTGCAGCACCGCCACGGCGGCAGTGTCATAGCACTGATGGAGGTCGACCCCTCCCAGATCCACCTCTATGGCAGCGTTGCGGCCGCCCCGAGCGATGACGACCATGTCGTCACCGTCAGTGGCCTGGTGGAGAAGCCCGAACGGGCAGACGCCCCCAGCAACCTCGCGATCATCGGCCGCTACATACTGGACCCGGGAATCTTCGAGGTGCTGCGCAAGGCCGAACCCGGCCGCGGCGGCGAGATCCAGCTCACCGACGCCTTGCAGGCCTTGGCTGCTGACCCGTCTCTGGGCGGCCCCGTACACGGTGTCGTCTTCGACGGCCGCCGCTACGACACCGGTGACCGCGCCGACTATCTGCGTGCCACCGTCCGCCTCGCGTCCGAGCGCGAGGACCTGGGACCGGACTTCAGGGCCTGGCTGCGCAGCTATGTTCAGCAGGAGATGCCATGA
- a CDS encoding glycosyltransferase family 4 protein — MTYDVCIAVNYYAPYVSGLTEAARIVAEGLAARGWQVAVVATCHDPALPLRERLDGVDVYRCPVVATIGRGLVSPSFASTVRRLSRRSRVLHLHLPMLEAGLITGLRLKVPVVSTYHIDLWLPPGLVARAATAAVSVSSAITLRRSAAVVVNSDDQAEHSRMWPSLRDARRFPIAAPCLDRRGGSPGYRQTSGPHIGFLGRIVPDKGLPYLLAAFREITDPNARLLIGGDYLTVAGGSVIDEIRQAAQRDPRISILGLLRGQEIADFYASIDVFALPSIAESFGIAQAEAMMCGVPSVTTDLPGGRYPVTATGLGAVVPPRDPVALRDALLETLGWDASVRKRGAERARDLFGLESCLDRYAAVLKGVQA; from the coding sequence GTGACCTATGACGTCTGCATCGCGGTCAACTACTACGCGCCTTACGTGAGCGGCCTGACCGAGGCCGCTCGGATCGTCGCCGAGGGACTCGCCGCCCGTGGTTGGCAGGTCGCCGTCGTCGCCACCTGTCACGATCCGGCACTGCCGTTGCGCGAGCGCTTAGACGGCGTGGACGTCTATCGGTGCCCGGTTGTCGCCACGATCGGTCGTGGCCTGGTCAGCCCCTCGTTCGCCAGTACGGTACGTCGACTGAGCAGACGGTCGCGTGTGCTGCACCTGCACCTGCCGATGCTGGAGGCTGGGCTCATCACGGGGCTGCGGCTGAAGGTCCCCGTTGTATCGACCTATCACATCGACCTCTGGCTTCCGCCCGGCCTGGTGGCCCGAGCCGCGACAGCAGCGGTGAGTGTCTCCTCGGCGATCACGCTGCGCCGGTCCGCGGCCGTCGTGGTCAACAGCGACGACCAGGCCGAGCACTCCCGGATGTGGCCGTCGCTGCGCGATGCGAGGCGTTTCCCGATAGCGGCTCCATGCCTGGACCGGCGAGGAGGGTCACCGGGGTACCGGCAGACGTCCGGGCCGCACATCGGTTTCCTCGGTCGTATCGTGCCCGACAAGGGGTTGCCCTACCTCCTTGCCGCGTTCCGCGAGATCACCGACCCTAACGCCCGGCTGCTCATAGGTGGCGACTACCTGACCGTGGCGGGAGGCAGTGTCATAGACGAGATCCGCCAGGCCGCCCAGCGTGACCCGCGCATCAGCATCCTGGGCCTGCTGCGGGGACAGGAGATCGCTGACTTCTACGCGTCAATCGACGTCTTCGCGCTGCCTTCGATCGCGGAGTCGTTCGGGATCGCCCAGGCCGAAGCGATGATGTGTGGCGTCCCCTCGGTCACGACCGATCTGCCGGGAGGACGTTACCCCGTGACCGCCACCGGCCTGGGCGCGGTCGTCCCGCCTCGTGACCCGGTGGCGCTGCGCGACGCTCTCCTGGAGACGCTCGGATGGGATGCGTCCGTGCGAAAGCGCGGGGCCGAACGCGCCAGAGACCTGTTCGGCCTGGAGAGCTGCCTTGATCGATACGCTGCCGTTCTGAAGGGAGTGCAGGCATGA
- a CDS encoding UbiA prenyltransferase family protein, producing the protein MVHYVDPDRLALDAVEGPIAAGRARPLRAYVALLRPRHWIKSVLVLVVPITAGPRAAIPHLATIGLTLLAFLSASSAVYVLNDLRDCEADRLHPVKRLRPLASGRVSVRGALAVLTALLLATVGLLIAVPPLGALVLGGYVVMNIWYTLALKHQPLVDVSVVAAGFVLRVLAGALAAGLTIQPLLLICVYCASVALSLGKRRHELAGLKVTGEKHRPALSAYTVPFLDHMVVLNLVAALICYVATMWQLNAPYGKVGAALSFPFAAFHVTRYLQMLIVERSGGDPVEDLMRDRQMRLNLGLWTAVLASTFLASSL; encoded by the coding sequence ATGGTTCACTACGTGGATCCAGACAGGCTCGCGCTCGATGCCGTGGAAGGACCGATCGCTGCCGGACGGGCGAGACCATTACGGGCCTACGTGGCGCTCTTGCGGCCCCGCCACTGGATCAAGAGCGTCCTGGTGCTGGTGGTGCCGATAACAGCCGGGCCGCGGGCGGCGATCCCGCACCTCGCCACGATCGGCCTGACCCTGCTGGCCTTCCTTTCCGCCTCCTCTGCCGTGTACGTCCTGAATGACCTCCGTGACTGTGAAGCCGATCGGCTGCACCCGGTCAAGCGGCTGCGGCCGCTCGCGAGTGGCCGCGTGAGTGTCCGAGGTGCCCTGGCCGTGCTCACCGCGCTACTGCTCGCCACGGTCGGACTGCTCATAGCGGTCCCTCCCCTGGGGGCACTGGTCCTCGGGGGCTACGTCGTCATGAACATCTGGTACACCCTGGCCCTCAAACACCAACCGCTCGTCGACGTCTCAGTGGTTGCCGCCGGCTTCGTCCTGCGGGTGCTGGCCGGAGCGCTTGCTGCCGGTCTGACTATCCAGCCGCTTCTGCTCATTTGTGTCTACTGCGCTTCTGTGGCGCTGTCGTTGGGAAAACGCCGACACGAACTGGCCGGCTTGAAGGTGACCGGGGAGAAGCACAGACCGGCGCTGTCGGCGTACACAGTGCCATTCCTGGATCACATGGTGGTCTTGAATCTCGTCGCGGCCCTGATTTGCTACGTGGCCACGATGTGGCAGCTGAATGCGCCGTACGGAAAGGTGGGAGCTGCGCTCAGCTTCCCGTTCGCGGCGTTCCATGTCACCCGCTACCTGCAGATGCTCATCGTGGAACGGTCCGGAGGCGACCCGGTCGAGGACCTCATGCGCGACCGGCAGATGCGACTCAACCTCGGCCTGTGGACTGCGGTCCTGGCCTCGACCTTCCTGGCGAGCTCCCTGTGA
- a CDS encoding NAD(P)-dependent oxidoreductase has translation MNIVVTGAAGMLGTALLTRPWPGVEWTGVDIRPLVSRARDRAEYVQADVRDTVALIKAFRGADVIVHSAAALPSHRASDIRSVDVDGTAAVVAAARRVGVQRLVHISSTAVYGLPRHCPTPEDYPCEPVDTYSAAKLAAEKVVLRARKQGLCAPILRPKTFLGPERLGLFAMLFEWADEGRNFPLLGGGYAAAQMLDVDDLCDAIRQTCEGTDGAVNDTFNIGAAEFTSLRDDFQAVLDAAGHGRRVVTVPVGPAVVMLRALAALRLSPVYRRLVHKLTRDSYVSIDKARERLGFAPQLSNEQSLLRTYEWWQSTGHARRGASGRTHRDPWRQGALHIAKALF, from the coding sequence ATGAACATTGTCGTCACCGGCGCGGCCGGAATGCTCGGCACTGCCCTGCTGACTCGTCCTTGGCCCGGCGTCGAGTGGACGGGCGTCGATATCCGCCCCCTTGTATCCCGTGCCCGTGATCGTGCCGAGTATGTCCAGGCGGATGTCCGAGACACCGTGGCGCTGATCAAGGCATTTCGCGGCGCCGACGTCATTGTCCATTCAGCCGCCGCCCTGCCGAGCCACCGCGCCAGCGACATCCGGTCGGTCGACGTGGACGGCACCGCCGCGGTCGTGGCGGCTGCCCGACGCGTCGGCGTTCAGCGACTCGTGCACATATCGTCGACTGCTGTCTACGGCCTGCCCCGCCACTGCCCCACACCCGAGGACTATCCGTGTGAGCCGGTGGATACGTATTCCGCCGCCAAGCTCGCCGCGGAAAAGGTCGTATTGCGCGCGCGGAAGCAGGGCCTCTGCGCCCCGATACTGCGACCCAAGACGTTTCTCGGCCCGGAACGGCTGGGGCTGTTTGCGATGTTGTTCGAATGGGCCGACGAGGGGCGCAACTTCCCCCTGCTGGGTGGCGGCTACGCCGCCGCGCAGATGCTGGACGTCGACGACCTCTGCGATGCAATCCGGCAGACATGCGAGGGGACGGACGGAGCCGTGAACGACACCTTCAACATCGGCGCCGCCGAGTTCACGTCGCTCCGCGATGACTTCCAGGCGGTGCTCGACGCCGCAGGGCACGGACGGCGGGTTGTCACCGTTCCGGTCGGGCCGGCGGTCGTGATGCTGCGAGCCCTCGCAGCCCTGCGTCTCTCCCCGGTGTACAGGCGGCTGGTGCACAAGCTGACCCGTGATTCCTACGTGTCGATAGACAAGGCACGTGAACGGCTGGGCTTCGCTCCCCAACTCAGCAACGAACAGTCGCTGTTGCGGACGTACGAGTGGTGGCAGAGCACGGGCCACGCGCGGCGGGGCGCCAGCGGCCGGACGCACCGCGACCCGTGGCGCCAGGGGGCCTTGCACATCGCCAAAGCGTTGTTCTGA
- a CDS encoding endonuclease/exonuclease/phosphatase family protein: MSETTNVETSTVEGEKSDQAAPTSRLRRWRIRLSSVIQGQQSDQAAPAGWLGRWRVRLAIFACTSWLIFVALHHLLSNRFYWWGPFDLVPPLAFALVPLALIAVAQLAPRVRWRLTAAPVLALLLGMSYSGLNFSSLWYTPPSAPPNAIKLVTWNTQYWDQDLQPGGPHTTDDFYAFLRGLNADVYMLQEYAHVDMTRALWAQARSINQVDRLRKEFPGYQIVIEGRNITLSRLPVVGHSWLDTSKWLPDDLKAVPSGLRDRPLFYTSQTQRTDIQVNGKVVSFYNSHLFQPPQRILRLQNSPEGSMFQVDRLNYEMRRASLRAIQTDVARNPNRIVLGGDLNTSPSMGIRSMIPDRFVDQSRALSSLYPASWPAGNPIWRLDWLFTTSNVAVSRYDLLDPHGLSDHRAQSITLWPR, from the coding sequence GTGAGCGAGACTACGAACGTCGAAACATCCACCGTCGAAGGTGAGAAGTCGGACCAGGCGGCGCCGACCAGTCGACTCCGGCGCTGGCGCATACGCCTCTCTTCCGTTATCCAGGGACAACAGTCGGACCAGGCGGCGCCGGCCGGCTGGCTCGGGCGCTGGCGTGTACGCCTCGCGATCTTCGCCTGCACCTCGTGGCTGATCTTCGTCGCGCTGCACCACCTTCTCAGTAACCGGTTCTACTGGTGGGGCCCCTTCGACCTCGTTCCGCCGCTGGCCTTCGCTCTCGTTCCGCTGGCGCTGATAGCCGTGGCACAGCTGGCACCGCGCGTGCGGTGGCGCCTCACCGCCGCGCCGGTGCTCGCCCTACTGCTCGGCATGAGTTACTCCGGGCTCAATTTCAGCTCCCTTTGGTACACCCCTCCGTCGGCACCGCCCAACGCGATAAAGTTGGTCACCTGGAACACTCAGTATTGGGACCAGGATCTTCAACCCGGCGGTCCTCACACCACCGACGACTTCTACGCGTTTCTTCGTGGTCTTAACGCCGATGTCTACATGCTGCAGGAATACGCGCATGTGGACATGACGCGCGCTCTCTGGGCGCAGGCTCGCTCCATCAACCAGGTGGACCGACTGCGAAAGGAGTTTCCCGGCTATCAGATCGTGATCGAGGGACGCAACATCACATTGTCCCGCCTCCCAGTCGTGGGTCACAGCTGGCTGGACACGAGCAAGTGGCTGCCAGACGACCTCAAAGCCGTCCCGTCGGGGTTGCGGGACCGGCCGCTTTTCTACACGTCGCAGACACAGCGAACCGATATTCAAGTGAATGGCAAGGTCGTATCTTTCTACAACTCTCATCTGTTCCAGCCGCCGCAGCGGATTCTCCGACTCCAGAACAGCCCCGAAGGAAGTATGTTCCAGGTCGACCGGCTAAACTACGAGATGCGGCGTGCCAGTCTCCGGGCTATCCAGACGGACGTCGCGCGGAACCCCAACCGGATCGTTCTGGGCGGCGACCTGAACACATCGCCCTCGATGGGAATCAGGTCGATGATCCCCGATCGGTTTGTCGACCAGTCACGCGCGCTCTCGTCGCTCTATCCGGCCTCCTGGCCGGCCGGGAATCCTATCTGGCGGCTCGATTGGCTCTTCACG